Proteins encoded within one genomic window of Synechococcus sp. PCC 7335:
- a CDS encoding nitrogen fixation protein NifZ, whose amino-acid sequence MRLSEEIEIDSAPIFDLGSRVKILKKIRNDGTFPGKDKGALLAKPGDIGFIVSIGTYLQRAYIYSVHFLESNQVVGCLGRELELAEDRPPLIEQEDW is encoded by the coding sequence ATGCGTCTTAGTGAAGAAATCGAAATTGATTCCGCACCTATCTTTGACTTGGGCAGCCGCGTGAAGATTCTCAAAAAGATCCGTAACGACGGTACCTTCCCTGGCAAAGACAAAGGAGCACTACTCGCTAAACCAGGCGATATCGGTTTTATTGTCAGCATCGGCACCTACCTGCAAAGGGCCTACATCTACTCTGTTCATTTTCTCGAATCTAACCAAGTGGTCGGCTGTCTAGGCCGAGAATTGGAGCTAGCCGAAGATCGGCCACCGCTGATCGAACAAGAAGAC
- the nifK gene encoding nitrogenase molybdenum-iron protein subunit beta — MTDNLDNTQNSTPTPESNGNGAGNPPVEPGKIQDHFDLFVNNEYQDLFADKRQYEGAHSHEKVAEVAEWTKSWEYREKNFERTSLTVNPAKACQPLGALFVASGFEGTLPYSHGSQGCVAYFRTHLTRNYKEPFQAVSSSMTEDAAVFGGLANMKLGLENAYELYKPKMIALCTTCMAEVIGDDLGAFVTTSKQEGHIPEELPVPFAHTPSFVGSHITGYDNMLKSILVNLTKDKKAETTNGKFNFNLGFDPYIGNIRELKRILGLFGIDYTILSDNSDTFDSPNTGEFKMYNGLTTLEDAADSINAEGSFFFQKYTTPKTQETITTAWGQKTYNFRPFGIKGTDEFLMNLSAITGKPIPQELQQERGRAVDALTDSQAWIHGKRIALYGDPDHVFNVTQFLLEMGAEPVHIVVTNSNTDFEAELREVLTNSPYGQDATIWGKKDLWHLRSLMFTEPVDLLIGNSYGKYLWRDTGTPLVRIGYPIFDRHHMHRYATLGYQGAINQFNWIINTILDELDRQTIVPAKTDISFDLIR; from the coding sequence ATGACTGACAACCTTGACAATACTCAAAACTCGACCCCCACCCCAGAATCTAATGGCAATGGGGCTGGCAATCCACCGGTTGAACCTGGAAAAATCCAAGACCATTTTGATCTCTTCGTCAATAACGAATACCAAGATCTATTTGCTGACAAGCGCCAGTATGAAGGGGCGCACTCTCATGAGAAAGTGGCTGAAGTCGCCGAATGGACAAAATCTTGGGAGTACCGCGAAAAGAACTTTGAGCGAACTTCACTCACTGTGAATCCGGCGAAAGCCTGCCAGCCTTTGGGCGCTTTGTTTGTTGCTTCTGGCTTTGAAGGCACATTGCCTTACAGCCATGGCTCTCAGGGCTGTGTGGCTTATTTTCGCACCCACCTCACTCGCAACTACAAAGAGCCTTTCCAGGCGGTATCGTCTTCGATGACAGAAGATGCAGCCGTGTTTGGTGGCCTAGCGAACATGAAGCTAGGCTTGGAGAACGCCTATGAGCTGTACAAGCCTAAGATGATTGCGCTGTGTACAACCTGCATGGCGGAAGTCATCGGAGATGACCTAGGCGCATTTGTGACAACTTCTAAGCAAGAAGGTCACATTCCAGAAGAGCTGCCAGTGCCCTTCGCTCATACGCCTAGCTTTGTCGGTTCCCACATTACTGGGTACGACAATATGCTGAAAAGCATCTTGGTTAACTTGACCAAAGACAAAAAAGCTGAAACGACTAACGGCAAGTTTAATTTCAATCTGGGCTTTGATCCATACATCGGCAACATCCGCGAGCTGAAGCGAATTCTAGGTTTGTTCGGTATCGACTACACCATCCTCTCTGATAACTCAGATACCTTTGATTCTCCAAATACTGGCGAATTCAAAATGTACAACGGGCTAACAACGTTGGAAGATGCTGCTGATTCGATCAATGCTGAAGGGTCATTCTTCTTCCAGAAGTACACCACGCCGAAAACGCAAGAGACTATCACTACAGCTTGGGGACAAAAAACCTACAACTTCCGTCCCTTTGGCATCAAGGGAACAGACGAGTTCTTGATGAATCTCTCTGCGATTACCGGTAAGCCAATTCCCCAAGAGCTACAGCAGGAGCGAGGCCGCGCTGTTGATGCTTTGACTGACTCACAAGCCTGGATTCACGGCAAGCGAATTGCGCTCTACGGCGATCCTGACCACGTGTTCAACGTCACTCAGTTCCTATTAGAGATGGGCGCTGAGCCAGTACATATTGTGGTTACTAACTCGAACACAGACTTTGAGGCCGAATTGCGTGAGGTGCTCACCAACAGTCCTTACGGCCAAGATGCCACTATCTGGGGCAAAAAAGATCTGTGGCACCTGCGATCGCTTATGTTTACTGAGCCGGTAGATCTGCTGATTGGCAACTCCTACGGCAAGTACCTATGGCGCGATACAGGCACACCGCTCGTCCGCATTGGCTACCCGATCTTCGATCGGCACCACATGCACCGCTATGCCACCTTAGGCTACCAAGGCGCGATCAACCAGTTCAACTGGATCATCAACACCATTCTCGATGAGCTAGATCGTCAGACCATCGTCCCGGCGAAGACTGACATCTCCTTTGACCTGATTCGCTAG
- the nifD gene encoding nitrogenase molybdenum-iron protein alpha chain: MTTVEDRKDLIDEVLEAYPEKGKKRRSKHLGVKEAEASDCGVKSNKKSVPGVMTTRGCAYAGAKGVVWGPVKDMIHISHGPVGCGYYSWSGRRNYYVGTTGVDTFGTMQFTSDFQERDIVFGGDKKLAKIIDELEELFPLSQGTTIESECPVGLIGDDIEAVARAKAKETGKPVVPVRCEGFRGVSQSLGHHIANDTVRDWVLPKADEYRKLPEGFEPGPYDVNIVGDYNIGGDAWPSRKLMESMGLRVISQFSGDGSFNEVVMAPLAKLNLIHCYRSMNYICRFMEEKYGIGWLEYNFFGPTQIANSMRKIAAQFDETIQAKAEEAIAANQARMDSIIAKYRPRLEGKTVMMMVGGLRPRHIIPAFKDLGMKVIGTGYEFGHADDYKRTADYVEEGTLIYDDVSGFEFEEFAKKLNPDLIAAGIKEKYVFQKMALPFRQMHSWDYSGPYHGYEGFEVFARDMDLAINNPTWSLIKTPWEAA, from the coding sequence ATGACTACTGTAGAAGATAGAAAAGATCTCATTGACGAGGTACTAGAAGCGTACCCCGAGAAAGGTAAAAAGAGACGCTCCAAGCACCTCGGCGTTAAAGAAGCCGAAGCCTCTGACTGCGGCGTTAAGTCTAATAAAAAATCTGTTCCCGGTGTGATGACGACCCGTGGCTGCGCCTACGCAGGTGCGAAAGGGGTAGTTTGGGGCCCTGTCAAAGACATGATTCACATCAGCCACGGCCCGGTAGGCTGCGGCTACTATTCCTGGTCAGGTCGGCGGAACTACTACGTGGGGACAACCGGGGTAGATACCTTCGGTACCATGCAGTTCACCTCTGACTTTCAAGAGCGAGACATCGTTTTTGGCGGGGATAAAAAGCTCGCTAAAATCATTGACGAACTCGAAGAACTCTTTCCACTCAGCCAAGGCACCACGATTGAATCGGAATGTCCGGTAGGCTTAATTGGAGATGACATCGAAGCAGTCGCTAGAGCGAAGGCGAAAGAAACTGGAAAGCCAGTCGTGCCTGTTCGCTGTGAAGGCTTCCGAGGCGTTTCGCAGTCGCTAGGTCACCACATTGCCAACGACACCGTGCGTGACTGGGTGCTGCCCAAGGCCGACGAATACCGCAAGCTACCCGAAGGCTTTGAGCCGGGTCCTTACGACGTCAACATTGTGGGTGACTACAACATTGGTGGAGACGCTTGGCCTAGTCGCAAGCTGATGGAATCTATGGGCTTAAGGGTAATCTCTCAGTTCTCTGGAGATGGCTCTTTCAATGAAGTGGTGATGGCACCTTTAGCCAAGCTAAACCTGATCCACTGCTATCGCTCCATGAACTATATTTGCCGCTTCATGGAAGAGAAGTATGGCATTGGCTGGCTAGAGTACAACTTCTTTGGCCCCACGCAGATTGCTAATTCCATGCGCAAGATTGCGGCTCAGTTTGATGAGACGATTCAAGCAAAAGCAGAAGAAGCGATCGCGGCTAACCAAGCCCGGATGGATAGCATCATCGCCAAGTACCGCCCTCGCCTAGAAGGGAAGACCGTGATGATGATGGTCGGTGGCTTGCGCCCTCGTCACATCATTCCAGCCTTCAAAGACTTAGGGATGAAAGTAATTGGCACAGGCTATGAATTTGGCCATGCGGATGACTACAAGCGGACGGCTGACTATGTTGAAGAAGGCACCTTGATCTATGACGATGTCAGTGGCTTCGAGTTTGAAGAGTTTGCTAAAAAGCTCAACCCTGACCTAATCGCGGCTGGTATTAAAGAGAAGTACGTCTTCCAGAAGATGGCATTGCCTTTCCGCCAGATGCACTCCTGGGATTATTCCGGCCCTTACCACGGCTATGAAGGCTTTGAAGTCTTCGCCCGCGATATGGACTTGGCAATCAACAATCCTACTTGGTCACTGATTAAGACCCCTTGGGAGGCGGCGTAG
- the nifH gene encoding nitrogenase iron protein, translating into MRQIAFYGKGGIGKSTTSQNTLAAMAEQGQRIMIVGCDPKADSTRLMLHSKAQTSVLQLAAELGAVEDVELDQVLQEGYRGVKCVESGGPEPGVGCAGRGIITAINFLEEEGAYEDLDFVSYDVLGDVVCGGFAMPIREGKAQEIYIVVSGEMMAMYAANNIARGVLKYAQSGGVRLGGLICNSRNTDREIELIEALAAKLNTQMIHFVPRDNVVQHAELRRMTVNEYAPDCNQAKEYTALAEKIINNKKLTVPTPISMDELEDLLIEFGILDSDEQYQEALAADKEVATV; encoded by the coding sequence ATGAGACAAATTGCATTTTACGGAAAAGGTGGTATCGGTAAATCCACCACTTCCCAAAACACCTTGGCCGCTATGGCTGAGCAAGGCCAACGTATCATGATTGTGGGCTGTGACCCGAAGGCTGACTCCACTCGCCTGATGCTCCACAGCAAAGCCCAAACCTCCGTGCTACAGCTAGCTGCCGAACTCGGCGCGGTTGAAGATGTCGAACTTGACCAGGTGCTGCAAGAAGGCTATCGCGGCGTTAAGTGCGTCGAGTCTGGTGGGCCTGAGCCCGGCGTTGGCTGTGCAGGTCGCGGCATCATCACCGCTATTAACTTCCTAGAAGAAGAAGGCGCTTACGAAGATCTTGATTTCGTTTCCTACGACGTACTCGGTGACGTTGTCTGTGGTGGTTTCGCCATGCCTATTCGAGAAGGCAAAGCGCAAGAGATCTACATTGTTGTCTCGGGTGAGATGATGGCCATGTATGCGGCTAACAACATCGCTCGAGGCGTTCTAAAGTACGCTCAATCTGGCGGTGTTCGTCTAGGCGGTCTAATTTGCAACAGCCGGAATACAGACCGGGAAATCGAGCTAATCGAAGCTCTAGCCGCTAAGCTCAACACTCAGATGATTCACTTTGTTCCTCGCGACAATGTTGTTCAGCATGCTGAGCTGCGTCGTATGACAGTGAATGAGTACGCGCCTGACTGCAATCAGGCTAAAGAGTACACAGCGCTAGCTGAGAAGATCATCAACAACAAAAAGCTGACCGTTCCAACACCCATTAGCATGGATGAGCTTGAAGATCTGTTGATTGAGTTCGGCATCTTGGATAGTGATGAGCAGTATCAAGAAGCGCTAGCAGCTGATAAGGAAGTCGCTACTGTATAG
- the nifU gene encoding Fe-S cluster assembly protein NifU — protein MWDYSEKVLDLFYNPINQGAITDPQEPDVAVVYGEVGSIACGDALRLHLKIQESTETIQDASFQTFGCTSAIASSSALTEIIKQKTLDEALEITNKDIADYLGGLPEAKMHCSVMGQEALEAAIYKYRGIEVEQHEDDDGKLICSCYGISEPRIRRVIIENDLTTVEQVTNYVKAGGGCGTCQAGIEDLLIEVQQERTALSARVASEVASQATNKPLTPMQKINLIQQVIAEDVRPILLADGGDIELYDVDGDVVRVLLTGACGGCASSSETLKNSIETSLQAKVSSTIVVVPA, from the coding sequence ATGTGGGACTATTCTGAAAAAGTACTTGACTTGTTTTACAACCCAATCAACCAGGGGGCGATCACCGATCCTCAAGAGCCCGACGTGGCAGTGGTCTACGGTGAAGTAGGCAGCATTGCCTGTGGTGACGCGCTGCGGCTGCATCTGAAGATTCAAGAATCTACCGAGACTATTCAAGACGCAAGCTTTCAAACCTTTGGCTGCACCAGTGCGATCGCCTCTTCCTCTGCGTTAACAGAGATCATCAAGCAAAAGACACTTGACGAAGCTTTAGAAATTACCAACAAAGATATTGCCGACTACCTAGGTGGTTTGCCTGAAGCTAAGATGCACTGTTCGGTCATGGGACAAGAAGCTCTAGAAGCTGCAATCTACAAATACCGTGGCATCGAGGTTGAGCAGCATGAAGATGATGATGGCAAACTGATTTGTTCTTGCTATGGTATCTCCGAGCCGCGCATTCGCCGAGTAATCATCGAGAATGATCTAACTACTGTTGAACAGGTTACAAACTATGTGAAAGCAGGCGGTGGCTGCGGCACCTGTCAAGCCGGCATTGAAGATTTGCTGATTGAGGTACAGCAAGAGAGAACAGCTCTATCAGCGCGAGTCGCTTCAGAAGTAGCCTCCCAGGCGACGAACAAGCCGCTCACGCCCATGCAAAAGATCAATCTCATTCAACAAGTCATTGCCGAAGATGTTCGACCTATTCTATTAGCAGATGGGGGTGATATTGAACTTTACGACGTTGATGGCGATGTTGTAAGAGTTCTACTCACAGGTGCCTGCGGTGGCTGTGCGAGCAGTAGCGAAACCTTGAAAAATTCTATTGAGACCAGTTTGCAAGCAAAAGTCTCTTCTACAATTGTTGTTGTTCCCGCTTAG
- the nifS gene encoding cysteine desulfurase NifS, whose translation MVTYLDNNATTQIDPAVLQTMLPYLSDFYGNPSSMHSFGGQVGAAIQDARAQVAELLGAESTEIVFNSCGSEGNNTAIHAALAAQPEKRHIVTTAVEHPAVLNVCKHLEKKGYTVTYLSVDGRGQLDLMEVEAAVTGGTALVTTMYANNETGVVFPVEQIGAIAKECGATFHVDAVQAVGKIPIDLKNSTIDLLTLSGHKLHAPKGIGALYTRRGFRFRPFLLGGHQERGRRAGTPNVASIVALGKAAEIAQQHLQTVDREAQLRDLLEQQLLATIPNCEVNGGGTTRLPNTTNIGFKYIEGEAILFMLDKHGICASSGSACTSGSLDPSHVLTAMGLPYTILHGSIRFSLSRFTTEAEIQQVISVMPTIVEKLRAMSPFNSDESGWLQSRDLVQTPS comes from the coding sequence ATGGTCACTTACCTAGACAACAACGCCACTACTCAAATTGACCCTGCTGTTTTACAGACGATGTTGCCCTATTTAAGTGACTTCTACGGCAATCCTTCATCCATGCACAGCTTTGGTGGTCAAGTGGGCGCAGCTATTCAGGATGCTAGAGCCCAAGTGGCTGAGCTTCTAGGCGCAGAGAGTACAGAAATTGTTTTTAATAGCTGCGGTAGCGAAGGCAACAACACCGCTATTCATGCGGCCCTCGCTGCCCAGCCTGAGAAGCGCCACATTGTTACCACAGCGGTAGAGCATCCAGCAGTTCTCAACGTGTGTAAGCACTTAGAGAAGAAGGGCTATACCGTCACTTATCTATCAGTAGATGGGCGCGGTCAGCTCGATCTAATGGAGGTAGAAGCGGCGGTAACTGGGGGAACAGCCCTGGTGACAACCATGTATGCCAACAATGAGACTGGAGTGGTGTTTCCGGTAGAACAGATTGGGGCGATCGCCAAAGAATGTGGTGCAACCTTTCACGTTGATGCTGTTCAGGCCGTTGGCAAGATTCCAATTGATCTCAAGAATAGCACTATCGATTTGCTCACGCTCTCAGGCCACAAACTCCACGCACCCAAAGGTATTGGAGCTTTGTACACACGTCGCGGATTCCGTTTTCGTCCTTTTTTACTAGGCGGACATCAAGAGCGTGGACGCCGGGCTGGAACGCCGAATGTGGCTAGTATTGTTGCTTTGGGCAAAGCTGCAGAAATAGCCCAACAGCATTTGCAAACCGTCGATAGAGAGGCCCAGCTGCGGGATTTGCTAGAGCAGCAGCTCCTGGCAACTATCCCTAACTGCGAAGTAAACGGCGGCGGCACGACTCGTTTACCAAATACCACCAACATTGGCTTTAAATACATTGAAGGCGAGGCCATTTTGTTCATGCTCGACAAGCATGGTATTTGCGCGTCTTCTGGCTCTGCCTGCACGTCTGGCTCGCTGGATCCCTCTCATGTACTGACGGCGATGGGGTTGCCCTATACCATTCTTCATGGCTCTATTCGCTTTAGCCTTTCTCGCTTCACTACCGAAGCTGAGATTCAACAGGTGATTAGCGTCATGCCCACCATTGTTGAAAAACTGCGAGCGATGTCTCCTTTTAACAGCGACGAATCTGGTTGGCTACAGAGCCGAGACCTAGTTCAAACCCCCTCTTAA
- a CDS encoding 4Fe-4S binding protein, translated as MTYAITDKCISCQRCIPTCPTNAIERNGATFKINADLCNNCKGFYSVPQCWAVCPTEGGCVSLSGRSSAFTLGSAIETTADYWKAWQAAYKQRVSRLKQSPQSEYWNDWFDSYSQSLEKLQAQAKTGTNAPLTP; from the coding sequence ATGACCTACGCTATCACCGACAAATGCATTAGCTGTCAACGCTGTATCCCCACCTGTCCGACTAACGCAATTGAGCGTAACGGCGCGACCTTTAAAATCAATGCTGACTTGTGCAACAACTGCAAAGGCTTCTACAGCGTTCCTCAATGCTGGGCCGTTTGCCCTACCGAGGGAGGATGTGTATCTCTCTCTGGCAGGAGCAGCGCCTTCACACTGGGCAGCGCGATAGAAACTACAGCAGACTACTGGAAAGCTTGGCAGGCTGCCTATAAACAAAGGGTCTCTCGTTTAAAACAGTCACCTCAATCAGAGTACTGGAACGACTGGTTTGACAGTTACTCTCAAAGCCTCGAAAAGCTTCAAGCCCAAGCTAAAACAGGCACAAACGCTCCCCTAACCCCCTAA
- the nifB gene encoding nitrogenase cofactor biosynthesis protein NifB, giving the protein MELLRGLEDLTHPSQPPTLTTHKAMTPQHQTALTATPPKKSGGCGCTSTSEPAVSESLKARIENHPCYSESAHHHYARMHVAVAPACNIQCNFCNRKYDCANESRPGVVSELLTPEEAAHKALVVAGKIPQMSVLGIAGPGDPLANPEKTFRTFELVAEQAPDIKLCLSTNGLMLPDYVDRIKALNVDHVTITINMVDPAIGEKIYPWVHYRRKRYRGIEGVKILHQRQMEGLEALRDADILCKVNSVLIPGINDEHMPEVNQAVRDRGAFLHNIMPLISKPEHGTYFGLNGQRGPTPKELKTVQDACAGNMKIMRHCRQCRADAVGLLGEDRSQEFTKEKFMTMPVGYNAEKREAVRQDIKQTEAAIAQKKAAAQKVVANTDQTSAESPKVLVAVATKGGGLVNQHFGHAKEFMIYEVDAAEAKFVGHRKVADYCQGGYGEEATLTNIIETIADCRAVLASKVGPCPAKELQKAGLFVVEAYDVIEAVAREYYNEHILQTVYV; this is encoded by the coding sequence TTGGAACTACTCCGTGGCCTAGAAGACCTAACCCACCCTTCTCAACCTCCCACCCTTACCACCCACAAAGCAATGACGCCGCAGCACCAAACCGCTCTTACAGCCACGCCGCCTAAAAAGTCTGGCGGTTGCGGCTGTACATCCACCAGTGAACCTGCTGTTAGTGAATCGCTCAAAGCCCGGATTGAAAATCACCCCTGCTATAGCGAATCAGCTCATCATCACTATGCCAGGATGCATGTTGCTGTTGCGCCAGCGTGCAACATTCAGTGTAACTTTTGCAATCGCAAATACGACTGTGCTAATGAGAGTCGCCCAGGTGTGGTTAGCGAACTGCTAACACCTGAAGAAGCCGCTCATAAAGCGCTGGTTGTGGCAGGCAAGATTCCTCAAATGTCTGTTCTAGGCATTGCTGGCCCTGGCGATCCGCTAGCAAACCCTGAAAAGACTTTTCGTACTTTTGAACTAGTTGCTGAGCAGGCACCTGATATCAAGCTCTGCCTTTCTACCAACGGTCTGATGTTGCCCGACTACGTGGATCGTATCAAAGCGCTCAATGTGGATCATGTGACTATCACCATCAATATGGTCGATCCGGCTATTGGTGAAAAGATTTATCCTTGGGTGCACTATCGCCGTAAGCGCTATCGCGGCATCGAAGGAGTCAAGATTTTGCACCAGCGGCAGATGGAGGGCTTAGAAGCCCTTAGAGATGCTGACATTTTGTGCAAAGTCAATTCGGTCTTGATTCCCGGCATCAATGATGAACATATGCCAGAAGTGAATCAGGCTGTGCGTGATCGCGGCGCATTTTTACACAATATTATGCCGCTGATCTCTAAGCCTGAGCATGGCACCTACTTTGGTCTTAATGGACAGCGTGGCCCTACCCCGAAAGAACTTAAAACAGTTCAAGATGCCTGTGCTGGCAACATGAAAATCATGCGGCACTGCCGTCAATGTCGCGCTGACGCTGTGGGTTTGTTGGGCGAAGACCGCAGCCAGGAATTCACCAAAGAGAAGTTTATGACGATGCCAGTCGGCTACAACGCTGAGAAGCGTGAAGCCGTTCGTCAAGATATCAAACAAACAGAGGCTGCGATCGCTCAGAAGAAAGCCGCTGCTCAAAAAGTTGTTGCTAACACAGATCAAACATCAGCCGAGTCTCCTAAAGTGTTGGTTGCCGTGGCTACTAAAGGCGGTGGTTTAGTTAACCAACACTTTGGGCATGCCAAAGAGTTCATGATCTATGAAGTAGACGCCGCTGAAGCGAAATTTGTCGGTCACCGCAAAGTCGCCGATTACTGCCAGGGCGGCTATGGAGAAGAGGCTACTTTAACCAACATTATTGAAACGATTGCTGATTGCAGAGCTGTATTGGCCTCTAAAGTAGGCCCCTGCCCCGCCAAGGAGCTGCAAAAAGCAGGATTGTTTGTAGTTGAAGCCTACGACGTGATTGAAGCCGTTGCTAGGGAGTATTACAACGAGCACATTCTGCAAACAGTTTATGTGTAG
- a CDS encoding IS982 family transposase: MFSLEELFCHVDDFCQVFEPLWQRQLLSHHLKTRQRARSLSLSEVMTILIGFHQSHYRTFKHYYVHHVCQYWKQAFPTLVSYNRFVEWTPSCLFPLCCYLKRCFGRCTGISFIDATSLSVCHNRRIWQHKVCKDTAARGKTSVGWFYGFKLHLVVNECGELLNLTLTPGNTDDREPAFDLLTGLWGKVCADKGYVSKQLAKQLLDAFNIEFFAKPRCNMKNQLVRLTDKLLSRKRSIIETIIDQLKNISQIEHSRHRSPVNCWVNILCGLIAYCHQPKKPSLHMEWELPPAA; encoded by the coding sequence ATGTTCAGCTTAGAAGAACTGTTCTGCCACGTCGATGACTTCTGCCAAGTGTTTGAACCCCTCTGGCAGCGTCAACTGCTAAGCCACCATCTAAAGACGCGACAACGCGCTCGTTCGCTGAGCCTAAGCGAAGTGATGACGATACTCATCGGCTTTCACCAAAGCCACTACCGCACCTTCAAACACTACTACGTTCATCATGTATGCCAGTACTGGAAGCAAGCGTTTCCAACGCTAGTCAGCTATAACCGCTTTGTCGAATGGACGCCCTCTTGTTTGTTTCCCTTGTGTTGTTATCTGAAGCGCTGCTTCGGCCGTTGTACAGGCATTAGTTTTATCGATGCGACCAGTCTATCGGTCTGCCACAACCGTCGGATCTGGCAGCATAAGGTCTGCAAAGATACGGCAGCTAGGGGCAAAACCTCTGTCGGCTGGTTCTATGGCTTCAAGCTACACCTCGTGGTGAACGAGTGCGGTGAACTACTCAACCTCACCCTGACCCCGGGCAATACGGACGACCGTGAGCCCGCCTTTGACTTACTTACTGGACTATGGGGAAAAGTCTGCGCAGACAAAGGCTATGTATCGAAGCAGCTGGCCAAGCAACTACTCGACGCGTTCAACATCGAGTTCTTTGCTAAGCCTCGGTGCAACATGAAGAACCAGCTAGTGCGGCTAACTGACAAGCTACTCTCGCGCAAACGTTCCATCATCGAAACGATTATCGACCAACTGAAGAACATTTCGCAGATAGAGCATTCTCGTCACCGTAGTCCGGTCAACTGCTGGGTCAACATCCTCTGTGGACTGATTGCTTATTGCCACCAACCGAAGAAGCCTTCTCTCCATATGGAATGGGAACTTCCCCCTGCTGCTTAA